In Marinobacterium sp. LSUCC0821, the DNA window TGGAAGGCGCGCAATGATACATGATGATTCGTTACAAATCAAATCACTGCGCTCTTCCGCCTCGTCACAGCTTAGGAATTAACCCTGACGCTGTTTATGACGAGGTTCAACCTTGCAGATCACGCGAACAGAACCGTTACGACGTACGATCTTGCAGTTACGGCAAATCTTTTTAACAGATGCACGTACTTTCATGATTCACCTCTTTGGCTTAACGCAGGAGACCCGCGCCGCCCTTAAGATTTGATTTCTTCATCAGGGACTCATACTGGTGTGACATTAGATGCGATTGCACCTGAGCCATGAAGTCCATTACCACAACTACAACGATAAGTAACGAAGTACCACCGAAGTAGAAAGGCACGTTCCAAGCAACAACCATCGCCTGCGGCATCAAAGATACTGCAGTGATGTACATAGCACCGAACAGAGTTAGGCGGCTAAGTACGCTGTCGATGTAACGAGCAGACTGTTCACCAGGACGAATACCAGGAATGAAGGCACCCGATTTCTTCAGGTTATCTGCAACTTCACGTGGATTAAACATAATCGCAGTATAGAAGTAGCAGAAGAAGATAATTGCAGCAGCAAACAACAGAATGTATAGCGGCTGACCAGGGCCAAGCGCCAATGCAACATCCTGAAGCCAACTCATTCCCTCAGACTGGCCAAACCATTGACCAAGTGATGCAGGGAACAGAAGGATAGAGCTTGCGAAAATAGGTGGGATAACACCCGCCATATTCACTTTAAGTGGCAAATGGCTAGTTTGTCCCGCATATACGCGGTTACCCTGCTGACGTTTCGCATAGTTAATTGTGATACGACGTTGTGCGCGTTCCATGAACACAACAAAACCAACTGTCGCAACAGCAATTACAGCGATCGCAAGCAGCGCCAGGATGTTTAAATCACCCTGACGAGCCGACTCAAAGGACTGACCGATTGCACCAGGAAGACCTGCCACAATGCCCGAGAAGATCAGAATAGAGATACCGTTACCGATACCACGTTCTGTGATCTGCTCACCAAGCCACATAAGGAATACAGCACCTGCAACAAGCGTAATAACAGCTACAAAGTAGAAGTTAAACGCAGTTGAGAATGCAACACCCTGGTTAGCTAGACCAACCGTCATACCCAAGCCCTGAACAGTAGCAAGTGCAACCGTTCCGTAGCGAGTGTACTGGTTAATCTTACGACGACCAGATTCACCCTCTTTCTTAAGCTGCTCAAGCTGCGGGCTAACTGCTGTCATCAACTGCATAATAATAGATGCAGAGATGTACGGCATGATACCCAGCGCAAGAATAGACATACGCTCAAGTGCACCACCAGAGAACATGTTGAACAGACTCAGGATAGTTCCCTGATTCTGATCAAACAGTGCTGCTAGGCGGTCTGGGTTGATCCCCGGTACCGGAATGTGTGCACCAATACGATACACAATGATCGCAATAGCGACGTAGCGAAGACGTGCCCAAAGCTCGCCTAAGCCACTACCCATTCCTGCTGGTACTTGTCCTTTTTTTGCCATTACGCTTCTACCTTACCACCGGCAGCTTCAATAGCAGCCTGAGCGCCTTTAGTCACTTTAAGACCTTTGACGGTTACTGCTTTGGTAATTTCACCAGACAGAATTACACGTGCAGAGGTGATCTCTTCACGAATAATGTCAGCCTGTTTTAGGGCTGCTAGGTCGACGATATCGACACCACAAGCCACTAGTTCGTTCAAACGAATCTCAGCAACATAACGTGCTTGACGAGACGTAAAACCAAACTTTGGCAGACGACGCTGGATAGGCATCTGACCGCCTTCAAAACCCGGGCGCACACTGCTACCTGAGCGAGATTTCAGACCTTTGTGACCACGGCCACCAGTCTTACCTAGTCCGGAGCCGATACCGCGACCAACACGTTTAGGAGCGTGTTTAGAACCGGCACCCGGGCGAAGAGTATTCAAACGCATGGGAGACTCCTCTATTAATCTTCTACACGAAGCATGTAGATGACTTTGTTAATCATGCCACGTACTGATGGAGTGTCTTCCAACTCTACAGAGTGGTTGATACGACGTAGACCTAGACCTGTAAGGGTCGCTTTGTGACCCGGAAGGATACCGATTGGACTACGAACCAGTGTTACTTTTACTGTTTTCTTAGCCATCGATTAGTTCCCCAGAATCTGGTCAACTGACATACCGCGCTTAGCAGCAACATCTTCAGGAGACGACATCTGCGATAGACCTTTAACAGTCGCACGCACAACGTTTACTGGATTAGTTGAGCCGTAGCACTTAGCCAATACGTTTTCTACACCTGCTAATTCAAGCACTGCACGCATCGCACCACCTGCGATAACACCAGTACCTTCAGAAGCTGGCTGCATGTATACAGTTGAAGCGCCGTGAGTTGCTTTAACTGGGTACTGCAAAGTATGAGCATTAAGAGAAACGCTCACCATGTTACGACGAGCTTGCTCCATCGCTTTCTGAATTGCGACAGGTACTTCACGTGCCTTGCCGCGACCAAAGCCTACTCGGCCTTTGCCATCGCCAACTACTGTAAGAGCTGTGAAGCTAAATATGCGACCACCCTTAACAACTTTGGCTACACGGTTAACTTGAACAAGCTTCTCTTGCAGTTCACCGTCTTTCTGTTCGTGATTTGCCATAATAGAGACCCTTAGAATTCCAGACCGCCTTCACGTGCAGCGTCTGCAAGAGCAGCCACACGACCGTGGTATTTAAAACCAGAGCGGTCAAACGCTACCTGGCTAACACCTGCTGCTTTAGCACGATCGGCAATAAGAGCACCAACCTTCTTAGCAGCTTCAACGTTACCAGTTGCGCCTTCACGCAGATCTTTTTCAACTGTAGAAGCAGAAGCTAGTACAGTGCTGCCATCAGCAGAGATCACTTGCGCATAGATATGACGCGGTGTGCGGTTAACGCACAGACGTACAGCACCCACTTCACGCATTTTAGAGCGTGAGCGACGAGCGCGACGTAAACGAGTTTCTTTGTTTGCGTTCATAACCCTACCTTACTTCTTCTTAGCTTCTTTACGGCGAACATATTCAGTAGAGTAGCGAACACCTTTACCTTTGTAAGGCTCTGGTGGACGGAATCCACGAATTTCTGCTGCCACCTGACCAAGAACCTGTTTATCAGCACCCGTAAGAACAACAGTTGTTACGTTTGGTACTTCCGCCTTGATACCTTCTGGCAGTGCGTACTCGATTGGGTGAGAGAAACCTAGGTTAAGGTTTAGAGTGCTACCAGCTACAGAAGCACGGTAACCGACACCAACAAGGGTCAACTCTTTCTTGAAGCCTTCGTTAACACCAGTAACCATGTTGTTTACTAGTGAACGAGTTGTTCCAGCTAGTGCAACTGACTGCTTCGCACCATCGCGAGCAGCGAACTGCAGCGCACCTTCAGCCTGTTCAACAGTAACTGATGGGTGGATTTCATGAGTCAACTGACCATTTTTGCCTTTAGCAGTGAGTGACTGACCAGAGATTGAAATCTCAACGCCAGCTGGCACAGTAACAGGCGCTTTAGCGATACGTGACATCGTAAATACCCCTTAGAATACTGTGCAGACTACTTCGCCACCAATACCAGCAGCGCGCGCTGCGCGATCGGTCATTACACCTTTGCTAGTAGAGATGATAGCGATACCAAGACCATCCGAAACTTTCGGAAGATCTGATGCAGATTTGTAGATACGTAGAGATGGCTTGCTTACGCGTTTGATCTCTTCGATTACTGGCTTGCCTTCGAAGTATTTAAGTTCGATAGACAGCACAGGCTTAACATCACCTTCAACTGCGAAGCCAGCGATGTAACCCTCTTCCTGCAGAACTTTAGCGATAGCTACTTTCTGCTTCGAAGATGGCATTGCAACTGCTGCTTTCTCAGCCATGTGACCGTTGCGGATGCGAGTGAACATATCCGCGAGCGTGTCTTGCATGCTCATGCTTTTTTCCTTCTCATGTGCAGCGCAGCGCGGTAGCCCCGCTTATGCGAGGCCCTGACCACTGCGCTTACCGTTGGACTAGCTGGTAATTACCAGCTAGCTTTCTTAAGACCCGGTACGTCGCCGCGCATTGCAGCTTCACGTAGTTTGATACGTGATAGACCGAACTTGCGGTAAACCGCATGTGGACGACCTGTCACCTGACAACGACGCTGTTTACGTACTGGGCTAGCATCACGTGGCAGTTTCTGCAACGCAACTTGTGCTTCCCAAGCTTCTTCTTCAGAAGAGTTTGGAGATACGATGATCGCCTTAAGCGCAGCACGTTTCTCAGCGTATTTAGCCGCCAATTTTTCGCGCTTAGCTTCGCGGTTCTTCATAGATACCTTAGCCATTATTCAACCCTTCCTTATGACTTGAACGGGAACTGCAGGGCAGCTAGTAGAGCACGACCTTCGTCGTTAGTCTTCGCAGTAGTCGTGATAGTAATATCAAGACCACGTAGAGCGTCTACTTTATCGTAGTCGATCTCTGGGAAGATAATCTGCTCTTTAACACCCATGCTGTAGTTACCACGACCATCAAATGACTTAGGGTTTAGACCACGGAAGTCACGAATACGTGGAATAGCAACGTCTACCAGACGGTCAAGGAACTCCCACATACGCTCGCCGCGTAGAGTTACCTTACAACCGATTGGCCAACCTTCACGAACTTTGAAGCCCGCTACAGATTTACGTGCTTTAGTAACAACAGGTTTCTGACCAGAAATCTGAGTCATCTCGCCTACAGCGTTTTCAAGAACTTTCTTGTCCGCTAGCGCTTCACCAACACCCATGTTAAGAGTGATTTTGGTGATACGTGGCACTGCCATTACGTTTGGTGAATTCAATTCTTCTTTTAGACTCAGTTTAACTTCTGAATCGTAAAGCGATTTTAATCTAGACATCTGTTCTACTCCTCTTATCCAACGAATTCGCCAGTTGATTTGTAGAAGCGAACTTTCGTGCCATCTTCAAGAGTCTTGAAGCCTACACGGTCGCCTTTACCAGTGGCAGCATTAAAAATAGCAACGTTAGAAGTAGCGATAGCCGCTTCCTTCTCGATGATGCCACCCGGCTGCTGCAGCATTGGGTTTGGCTTCTGGTGTTTTTTCACCATATTGATGCCAGACACGATCAAACGATCGTTTTCGAGTACACGCATAACTTTGCCGCGCTTACCCTTATCTTTGCCTGCGATTACGATGACTTCGTCGTCACGTTTAATCTTACGCATTTTAAATTACCTTACGTTTCCTACTACCTTCCTCATGCTCAAAAACGCCAAACTCTCGCGAGCTTGGCGTTTTCAAATAAAACTC includes these proteins:
- the rpmJ gene encoding 50S ribosomal protein L36, with amino-acid sequence MKVRASVKKICRNCKIVRRNGSVRVICKVEPRHKQRQG
- the secY gene encoding preprotein translocase subunit SecY, with the protein product MAKKGQVPAGMGSGLGELWARLRYVAIAIIVYRIGAHIPVPGINPDRLAALFDQNQGTILSLFNMFSGGALERMSILALGIMPYISASIIMQLMTAVSPQLEQLKKEGESGRRKINQYTRYGTVALATVQGLGMTVGLANQGVAFSTAFNFYFVAVITLVAGAVFLMWLGEQITERGIGNGISILIFSGIVAGLPGAIGQSFESARQGDLNILALLAIAVIAVATVGFVVFMERAQRRITINYAKRQQGNRVYAGQTSHLPLKVNMAGVIPPIFASSILLFPASLGQWFGQSEGMSWLQDVALALGPGQPLYILLFAAAIIFFCYFYTAIMFNPREVADNLKKSGAFIPGIRPGEQSARYIDSVLSRLTLFGAMYITAVSLMPQAMVVAWNVPFYFGGTSLLIVVVVVMDFMAQVQSHLMSHQYESLMKKSNLKGGAGLLR
- the rplO gene encoding 50S ribosomal protein L15, with amino-acid sequence MRLNTLRPGAGSKHAPKRVGRGIGSGLGKTGGRGHKGLKSRSGSSVRPGFEGGQMPIQRRLPKFGFTSRQARYVAEIRLNELVACGVDIVDLAALKQADIIREEITSARVILSGEITKAVTVKGLKVTKGAQAAIEAAGGKVEA
- the rpmD gene encoding 50S ribosomal protein L30, whose protein sequence is MAKKTVKVTLVRSPIGILPGHKATLTGLGLRRINHSVELEDTPSVRGMINKVIYMLRVED
- the rpsE gene encoding 30S ribosomal protein S5 — translated: MANHEQKDGELQEKLVQVNRVAKVVKGGRIFSFTALTVVGDGKGRVGFGRGKAREVPVAIQKAMEQARRNMVSVSLNAHTLQYPVKATHGASTVYMQPASEGTGVIAGGAMRAVLELAGVENVLAKCYGSTNPVNVVRATVKGLSQMSSPEDVAAKRGMSVDQILGN
- the rplR gene encoding 50S ribosomal protein L18; the protein is MNANKETRLRRARRSRSKMREVGAVRLCVNRTPRHIYAQVISADGSTVLASASTVEKDLREGATGNVEAAKKVGALIADRAKAAGVSQVAFDRSGFKYHGRVAALADAAREGGLEF
- the rplF gene encoding 50S ribosomal protein L6, encoding MSRIAKAPVTVPAGVEISISGQSLTAKGKNGQLTHEIHPSVTVEQAEGALQFAARDGAKQSVALAGTTRSLVNNMVTGVNEGFKKELTLVGVGYRASVAGSTLNLNLGFSHPIEYALPEGIKAEVPNVTTVVLTGADKQVLGQVAAEIRGFRPPEPYKGKGVRYSTEYVRRKEAKKK
- the rpsH gene encoding 30S ribosomal protein S8 codes for the protein MSMQDTLADMFTRIRNGHMAEKAAVAMPSSKQKVAIAKVLQEEGYIAGFAVEGDVKPVLSIELKYFEGKPVIEEIKRVSKPSLRIYKSASDLPKVSDGLGIAIISTSKGVMTDRAARAAGIGGEVVCTVF
- the rpsN gene encoding 30S ribosomal protein S14; this translates as MAKVSMKNREAKREKLAAKYAEKRAALKAIIVSPNSSEEEAWEAQVALQKLPRDASPVRKQRRCQVTGRPHAVYRKFGLSRIKLREAAMRGDVPGLKKASW
- the rplE gene encoding 50S ribosomal protein L5; this translates as MSRLKSLYDSEVKLSLKEELNSPNVMAVPRITKITLNMGVGEALADKKVLENAVGEMTQISGQKPVVTKARKSVAGFKVREGWPIGCKVTLRGERMWEFLDRLVDVAIPRIRDFRGLNPKSFDGRGNYSMGVKEQIIFPEIDYDKVDALRGLDITITTTAKTNDEGRALLAALQFPFKS
- the rplX gene encoding 50S ribosomal protein L24; the encoded protein is MRKIKRDDEVIVIAGKDKGKRGKVMRVLENDRLIVSGINMVKKHQKPNPMLQQPGGIIEKEAAIATSNVAIFNAATGKGDRVGFKTLEDGTKVRFYKSTGEFVG